A window of Planifilum fulgidum contains these coding sequences:
- a CDS encoding mandelate racemase/muconate lactonizing enzyme family protein, whose amino-acid sequence MKLKISRIDVFPLRLPMKQNFLITGGSVGGVDQGAPHVYVRVVDDQGVEGWGEARPSHRWSDETLESVVTTLRRYIAPALTGVDAEDLETVHRIMNREIKGALGIGQPIAKAAVDTALHDLIGKGRNVRLSGLWLGPFRDTLRLSYLISTPDPEEAAEKARHAREAGFRGVDVKIGLDPRRDVEVLEAVKAAAPDLFFRVDANQAYTLPQAVRLAKRMEALGVDVFEQPLPAGDLFGHAELRRKIHLPVALDESVWTPGDVIRAVRLGACDAIVVKCTKMGGLSGAKRCGEIAREAGLELLGGGLTESSLGLAASAHLFNYLGIETPVDLNGPFFLKEDPVREGPQILQGGTVRLPDRPGIGCRVEEADVERYLAE is encoded by the coding sequence GTGAAGTTGAAAATTTCCCGGATCGATGTGTTCCCGTTGCGACTGCCGATGAAACAAAACTTTTTGATCACCGGCGGTTCCGTGGGAGGAGTGGATCAGGGGGCGCCCCATGTGTACGTGCGGGTGGTGGACGACCAGGGAGTGGAAGGATGGGGAGAGGCGCGTCCCAGCCATCGATGGAGCGACGAGACGCTGGAGTCGGTGGTGACCACCCTAAGGCGATACATCGCTCCCGCGCTGACGGGCGTGGATGCGGAGGACCTCGAGACGGTGCATCGGATCATGAACCGGGAAATCAAGGGCGCGCTCGGCATCGGCCAGCCCATCGCCAAAGCGGCGGTGGACACGGCCCTCCACGATCTGATCGGCAAAGGGCGGAACGTCCGCCTGTCCGGATTGTGGTTGGGTCCCTTCCGGGACACCCTCCGCCTCTCGTATCTGATCAGCACCCCCGATCCGGAGGAGGCGGCGGAAAAGGCGCGGCATGCCCGGGAAGCGGGTTTTCGGGGAGTGGATGTCAAGATCGGGCTGGATCCCCGCCGGGACGTCGAGGTGCTGGAAGCGGTGAAGGCGGCGGCGCCGGATCTGTTTTTCCGGGTGGACGCCAACCAGGCGTACACCCTGCCCCAGGCGGTCCGGCTGGCCAAGCGGATGGAAGCGTTGGGGGTGGACGTCTTTGAACAGCCCCTGCCGGCCGGCGATCTGTTTGGCCACGCCGAACTGCGCCGCAAGATCCACCTGCCCGTGGCGTTGGACGAAAGCGTCTGGACGCCCGGCGATGTGATCCGGGCGGTTCGCCTTGGGGCCTGCGACGCGATCGTGGTCAAATGCACCAAGATGGGCGGGCTGAGCGGCGCGAAGCGGTGCGGCGAGATCGCCCGGGAAGCCGGATTGGAGCTGTTGGGGGGCGGGCTGACGGAATCCAGCCTGGGACTTGCGGCCAGCGCCCACCTGTTCAACTATCTGGGAATTGAAACCCCCGTCGATCTGAACGGCCCCTTTTTCCTGAAGGAGGATCCCGTGAGGGAAGGGCCGCAGATTCTGCAGGGAGGAACGGTCCGCCTCCCGGACCGCCCCGGGATCGGATGCCGGGTGGAGGAGGCGGATGTGGAGCGGTATCTGGCGGAGTGA
- a CDS encoding carbohydrate ABC transporter permease, whose protein sequence is MPKHTLTGPLKKTALYLLLALFAAVYFGPFLVMLGGSFNDIPEFVADPLFWIPRDFTWDNYTVILREESFLRWFLNSVIITVVPVASQVFFCTLIGYIFARKDFPWKETIFWILMAIIMVPRQMLIIPNYILFSWLGWINTYWVFIIPELWGILGVFLMRQFMQSIPRELDDAAKMDGAGDLKIFFHVILPLSKPAMAAVGTFAFIGNWNDLFTPLIFTNSEEMYPLTVGLATLLGKEGNFGLQMASAAISFIPTFLVYLFFQRYFTQGIALSGLK, encoded by the coding sequence TTGCCGAAACACACGTTGACCGGCCCCCTGAAAAAAACAGCCCTCTACCTTCTTCTGGCCCTTTTCGCCGCGGTTTACTTCGGCCCGTTTCTCGTCATGCTGGGCGGATCCTTCAACGATATTCCGGAGTTCGTCGCAGATCCCCTTTTCTGGATTCCGCGGGATTTCACCTGGGACAACTATACCGTCATCCTCCGGGAAGAATCGTTCCTCCGCTGGTTTCTCAATTCGGTGATCATCACGGTCGTTCCCGTCGCATCCCAGGTGTTCTTCTGCACCCTGATCGGATACATCTTTGCGCGAAAGGATTTTCCCTGGAAGGAAACGATATTCTGGATTCTGATGGCCATCATCATGGTGCCGAGGCAGATGCTGATCATTCCCAATTACATCCTGTTTTCATGGCTGGGGTGGATCAACACGTATTGGGTGTTCATCATTCCGGAGTTGTGGGGCATTCTGGGTGTGTTTCTCATGCGCCAGTTTATGCAGTCGATCCCCAGGGAACTGGATGACGCGGCCAAGATGGACGGGGCCGGCGACCTCAAGATCTTTTTCCACGTCATTCTCCCCTTGTCCAAGCCGGCAATGGCGGCGGTCGGAACCTTCGCCTTTATCGGCAACTGGAACGACCTTTTCACTCCGCTGATCTTCACCAACTCGGAAGAAATGTATCCCTTGACCGTCGGGTTGGCCACGCTGCTGGGCAAAGAGGGGAACTTCGGTCTGCAGATGGCCAGCGCGGCCATATCCTTCATCCCCACATTCCTGGTCTACCTGTTTTTCCAACGGTATTTCACCCAGGGAATTGCCCTGTCGGGACTGAAATGA
- a CDS encoding sugar ABC transporter permease: MPVVTSFVVIAGIWAWLFKGSEDGIVNYILGWFGIPPQVYFSDERLALIVLAMLSVFKVSGGMMIYYLAGLKGIPDHLYEAAAIDGATGWRRFWYITFPLLKPTHFYVAVVTTIGSFQVFDSAFLLTDGGPNYATTTIVYYMYQTGFQFLQLGYASVLAYLLFMIILSVSLIQRKFLGREISFY, translated from the coding sequence TTGCCCGTCGTCACCTCCTTTGTGGTGATCGCCGGGATTTGGGCCTGGCTGTTCAAAGGGTCCGAGGACGGGATCGTCAATTACATCCTCGGTTGGTTCGGCATCCCGCCGCAAGTTTATTTCTCCGACGAGCGGCTGGCATTGATCGTTTTGGCGATGCTCAGTGTTTTTAAAGTGTCGGGAGGGATGATGATCTATTATCTGGCCGGCTTGAAAGGGATCCCCGATCATCTGTACGAAGCGGCGGCCATCGACGGAGCCACGGGCTGGCGCCGGTTCTGGTACATCACGTTTCCCCTGCTCAAACCGACCCATTTTTATGTGGCGGTGGTGACGACCATCGGATCGTTCCAAGTGTTTGATTCCGCGTTTCTCCTGACGGACGGCGGACCCAATTACGCCACCACGACCATCGTCTATTACATGTACCAGACGGGATTTCAATTTCTTCAGCTGGGTTACGCCAGCGTCCTCGCCTACCTGCTCTTCATGATCATCCTGTCCGTCTCCCTGATTCAGCGAAAATTCCTCGGCAGGGAAATCAGCTTTTATTAA
- a CDS encoding ABC transporter substrate-binding protein, which yields MFSVLFRLRANRTEIWTHPFLGGEKLNNQEDEFWKKVIAEFEKKHPGVKVNLQVLPWGNREEKILTAISSNSGPDVFYAIPDMMVDYKAKGILAPMDEYLDKNDLRDFNDNALAAARHEGKLYGLPILQSVVTNYYNVDLLKEIGANPDDLPETWDELIALGPKLKEKKKFLLNFEGGGSPNERLYPWLWQAGGDVVDEQGNVMINSEEAKKTYRLISDMYKKGYISKDSPTAANTGIQEFLAGKLAVFIGPNNFAAIFKDQPPEFEWKLGPILKDKEQATFGTTGFYVIPGNSKNKELAAEFIKLLTNKENMSQFCKMAGYIPPRKSAADLYKGDPVMEMLVEQSKLTRPGVLHPVARQIIPAVKASYQQVMTGKASVDQALSELEKSIRQTIEQNGS from the coding sequence GTGTTCTCCGTCCTCTTCCGACTCCGGGCAAACCGAACTGAAATCTGGACCCATCCCTTCCTCGGCGGGGAGAAACTGAACAACCAGGAAGATGAATTTTGGAAAAAAGTCATCGCCGAATTCGAGAAAAAACATCCCGGGGTAAAAGTCAACCTGCAGGTACTTCCCTGGGGAAACCGGGAGGAGAAAATTCTCACGGCCATCTCCTCCAACAGCGGACCGGATGTGTTTTATGCCATTCCCGACATGATGGTGGACTACAAGGCGAAAGGAATCCTGGCCCCGATGGACGAGTATCTCGACAAAAACGATCTCCGGGATTTCAACGACAACGCCTTGGCGGCCGCCCGGCATGAAGGGAAATTGTACGGACTGCCCATCCTCCAAAGCGTGGTCACCAACTATTACAACGTGGATCTTCTCAAGGAGATCGGCGCAAACCCCGACGATCTCCCCGAGACATGGGACGAATTGATCGCCTTGGGGCCGAAGCTGAAGGAAAAGAAAAAATTCTTGCTCAATTTTGAAGGAGGAGGCTCGCCGAACGAAAGACTGTATCCCTGGCTGTGGCAGGCAGGCGGAGACGTCGTCGACGAACAGGGGAATGTGATGATCAACAGCGAAGAAGCGAAAAAAACTTACCGGCTGATATCCGACATGTACAAAAAGGGATATATCAGCAAAGACAGCCCGACGGCCGCCAATACCGGCATCCAAGAGTTTCTCGCCGGGAAATTGGCCGTCTTCATCGGTCCCAACAACTTTGCCGCGATCTTCAAGGATCAACCCCCCGAGTTTGAATGGAAACTGGGTCCGATATTGAAGGACAAAGAGCAGGCGACTTTCGGCACCACCGGCTTTTACGTCATTCCGGGAAACAGCAAAAACAAGGAACTGGCGGCCGAGTTCATCAAATTGTTGACCAACAAAGAGAACATGAGCCAATTCTGCAAAATGGCCGGTTACATTCCTCCTCGGAAATCGGCCGCCGACTTATACAAAGGCGATCCGGTGATGGAGATGCTGGTTGAACAATCCAAGCTGACCCGACCCGGCGTGCTGCACCCGGTGGCCCGCCAGATCATTCCCGCGGTGAAAGCCAGCTATCAACAGGTGATGACCGGCAAGGCATCGGTGGATCAAGCCTTGTCGGAGCTGGAAAAAAGCATCCGGCAGACCATTGAACAAAACGGCTCCTGA
- a CDS encoding M55 family metallopeptidase, producing MRFYIMTDMEGVSGVVDYEKDCSPGGVHYEKAMRLTTLEVNAAIEGILSTGNHEIIVCDGHGPGGIDIELLHREAQLIMGRPLDPMFGIDDGPFDAFLMIGQHAMKGTPGAALAHTFSSKNILSLTLNGTPIGEAGINALRAGIYDIPTIFLSGDRAACEEIRRIIPGIHTCAVKKAIKETSALCLQPEKAREKIKEAAAYAVTHMEGIRPFKLDPPYEAIFEFVRPNQIEPYRNKKYCRILSETKVAIYADDMETLLKERLWAG from the coding sequence ATGCGCTTTTATATCATGACCGACATGGAAGGCGTCAGCGGCGTGGTCGACTATGAGAAAGATTGCAGCCCCGGAGGCGTCCATTACGAAAAAGCCATGCGGTTGACCACGCTGGAGGTCAACGCCGCCATCGAAGGGATCCTGAGCACCGGAAACCACGAGATCATCGTTTGCGACGGCCACGGTCCAGGAGGCATCGACATCGAGCTGCTGCACAGGGAAGCCCAGTTGATCATGGGAAGGCCCTTGGATCCGATGTTCGGAATCGACGACGGTCCCTTCGACGCCTTCCTGATGATCGGCCAGCACGCAATGAAGGGAACCCCCGGGGCCGCCTTGGCCCACACCTTCAGCAGCAAAAACATCCTGTCCCTGACCCTCAACGGCACACCGATCGGAGAGGCGGGAATCAATGCCTTAAGGGCGGGAATATACGACATCCCCACCATCTTTTTGAGCGGAGACCGAGCGGCTTGCGAAGAAATCAGGCGAATCATTCCCGGCATACACACCTGTGCCGTCAAAAAAGCGATCAAAGAGACCAGCGCCCTCTGTCTCCAGCCGGAAAAGGCCCGGGAAAAAATCAAAGAGGCGGCGGCTTACGCCGTCACCCACATGGAGGGAATTCGGCCCTTCAAACTGGATCCGCCCTATGAAGCCATCTTTGAATTTGTCCGCCCCAACCAGATTGAGCCATACCGAAACAAGAAATATTGCCGCATCCTTTCGGAAACCAAAGTGGCCATTTACGCGGACGATATGGAAACCCTGCTGAAGGAGAGACTTTGGGCCGGATGA
- a CDS encoding Gfo/Idh/MocA family protein, producing the protein MTLIEIGMIGLDTSHCTAFARLLNDPADEFHVPGGRVTVAYPGGSTDFELSRSRVAGITAELKEHYGVRIVSSPEAVAEQSDAILLTAVDGRLHPELFRRIAPYKKPVFIDKPFAVSFRDAREMVRIAERHGIPLMSASALRYAEPLAEALESVKEPYGCDCFGPMALEPTQPGLFWYGIHGVEMMYAALGAGCVRVRVVSHPRQDVVVGEWEDGRIGTYRGNREGNSAFGALIHGKMGSVFADVTRSRKPYYAALLEQVMAMFRSGTPPLNVGETLEIIRFIEAANESRTTGKAVELDLTRREGG; encoded by the coding sequence ATGACGTTGATCGAAATCGGGATGATCGGTTTGGACACCTCCCATTGCACGGCCTTTGCCCGGCTGTTGAATGATCCGGCCGACGAATTTCACGTGCCGGGGGGAAGAGTGACCGTCGCCTATCCCGGCGGTTCCACGGATTTTGAGCTGAGCCGGTCCCGGGTGGCTGGAATCACCGCGGAGCTGAAGGAACATTACGGCGTCCGCATCGTTTCCTCTCCGGAAGCGGTGGCGGAGCAGTCGGACGCCATCCTCCTGACGGCTGTCGACGGGCGCCTTCATCCGGAGCTTTTCCGGCGGATCGCCCCCTATAAGAAGCCGGTTTTCATCGACAAGCCCTTCGCCGTCAGCTTCCGGGACGCGCGGGAGATGGTCCGCATTGCGGAAAGGCATGGGATTCCCCTGATGAGCGCCTCCGCCCTCCGGTATGCGGAACCCTTGGCGGAGGCCTTGGAGAGCGTAAAAGAGCCGTACGGCTGCGACTGTTTCGGCCCGATGGCGCTCGAGCCGACCCAGCCCGGGCTCTTTTGGTACGGCATTCACGGTGTGGAAATGATGTACGCCGCGCTGGGGGCCGGATGCGTGCGGGTGAGGGTCGTCTCCCATCCCCGGCAGGATGTGGTGGTCGGGGAATGGGAGGACGGCCGGATCGGGACGTACCGGGGAAACCGGGAGGGAAATTCGGCTTTCGGGGCGCTGATTCACGGCAAAATGGGATCCGTGTTCGCGGATGTGACCCGGAGCCGCAAACCCTATTACGCCGCGTTGTTGGAGCAGGTGATGGCGATGTTTCGATCGGGCACGCCGCCTTTGAATGTGGGGGAGACGCTGGAGATCATCCGGTTCATCGAGGCGGCCAACGAAAGCAGGACCACGGGGAAAGCGGTGGAGTTGGATCTTACGAGGCGTGAGGGGGGATAA